In one window of Synechococcus sp. M16CYN DNA:
- the queC gene encoding 7-cyano-7-deazaguanine synthase QueC, giving the protein MAQRTAVALISGGLDSATAVALAQENGDHVIGLSFDYGQRHRRELRAAASIATHLQLTEYYQIKVNLGAWGGSALTDPSQMVPTNGVEEGVVPTTYVPGRNTVFIAIGLSLAEARGAERLILGVNAIDYPGYPDCRPDYLEAFQQLAALSSQAGREGREPRLWAPLVEWDKTRIVKEALRLRLPIEETWSCYSGEATPCGVCDSCRIRDAALCNAGRSDLCSNASQ; this is encoded by the coding sequence ATGGCCCAACGCACCGCAGTCGCTTTAATTTCCGGCGGACTTGATTCAGCGACTGCTGTTGCATTAGCTCAGGAAAATGGTGATCATGTGATTGGACTATCCTTCGACTATGGTCAACGCCATAGGCGCGAACTGAGGGCCGCTGCCAGCATAGCTACACATCTCCAGCTTACAGAGTACTACCAGATCAAAGTTAACCTTGGAGCATGGGGTGGTTCAGCACTTACAGATCCTAGCCAAATGGTTCCGACCAATGGTGTAGAAGAAGGTGTTGTACCTACGACTTATGTACCTGGCCGCAACACAGTATTCATTGCAATTGGGTTGAGTCTTGCCGAGGCTCGCGGCGCGGAACGTCTCATACTCGGGGTGAATGCCATTGACTACCCCGGCTACCCCGACTGTCGTCCGGATTACCTCGAGGCCTTCCAGCAGTTGGCCGCTTTATCCAGTCAAGCTGGACGGGAAGGGCGTGAACCTCGGCTCTGGGCACCACTTGTGGAATGGGACAAAACTAGAATCGTGAAAGAAGCACTGCGCCTTAGGCTTCCGATCGAAGAAACTTGGAGTTGCTATAGCGGTGAGGCTACTCCTTGCGGAGTGTGCGACAGCTGCCGAATTCGTGATGCAGCCCTGTGCAATGCCGGCCGATCAGATCTTTGCAGCAACGCCTCACAATGA
- a CDS encoding aminotransferase class IV has translation MPISVAWIDGCWGSPDSLQLPLSDRGLQLADGLFETVLILDGVPQLLTEHLARWVASASLLGMDIPPTRQKLTPLIKDAINKSGLIKGSGALRLNWSRGSEQQRTISLPVSNVHRFWLTLTPCQTNFKPVTVITSQLERRNSDSLVSRCKTFAYGAAIQARREAEAAGGDDALLQNNRLELCCGTVANLLVRRDGVWITPPLNSGCLPGVMRGRALASGLVQEASLGVSLKQDDESLLINSLSCRPIRKHNGQQTRVFQGVIDLWKHLLTF, from the coding sequence ATGCCAATAAGCGTTGCCTGGATAGATGGTTGTTGGGGTTCTCCTGACAGCCTTCAACTTCCTCTAAGTGACCGAGGCCTGCAATTGGCAGATGGTCTATTCGAAACCGTGTTGATTTTGGATGGTGTGCCGCAATTACTCACCGAGCATCTTGCGCGTTGGGTAGCAAGCGCTTCTTTACTTGGAATGGATATTCCACCGACACGACAGAAACTCACCCCTTTAATTAAGGATGCCATCAATAAAAGCGGTTTGATTAAGGGCAGTGGAGCTCTACGTCTAAATTGGAGCCGGGGTTCGGAACAACAACGGACAATCAGCTTGCCTGTCTCAAATGTGCATCGTTTCTGGCTGACCCTGACCCCTTGCCAGACGAATTTCAAACCCGTTACAGTGATAACAAGCCAATTAGAGCGCCGTAATAGCGACAGCTTAGTAAGTCGATGCAAGACTTTCGCGTACGGCGCTGCAATCCAGGCACGTCGCGAAGCCGAAGCCGCCGGCGGCGACGACGCCTTGCTTCAAAACAACCGACTCGAACTCTGTTGTGGAACAGTTGCCAACTTGTTGGTGCGTCGAGACGGTGTCTGGATTACTCCTCCTTTAAATAGCGGCTGTCTCCCTGGCGTGATGCGAGGTCGAGCCTTAGCCTCAGGGCTAGTTCAAGAAGCAAGCCTCGGGGTATCGTTGAAACAAGATGACGAATCTCTACTGATTAACAGCCTAAGTTGCCGCCCTATTCGGAAGCACAACGGTCAGCAAACTCGTGTATTTCAAGGTGTTATCGATCTATGGAAACATCTACTGACATTTTGA
- a CDS encoding 7-carboxy-7-deazaguanine synthase QueE: protein MNDTRFIPVVETFHSLQGEGHHAGRSAFFIRLAGCHVGCPWCDTKHSWPMANHTQLDVEALAAEAHQAGDAGAAFVVITGGEPLHHNLQPLTNALSYACALPLHLETSGVDFLSGRFDWVTLSPKRHHPPKREVLTRCDELKVVVLDVEDLAFAMALANDTSTTAQLLLQPVWDNKIAQAITVHYVKQHPRWRLSLQSHKWLGVR from the coding sequence ATGAATGACACAAGGTTCATCCCTGTGGTAGAAACCTTTCATTCCCTACAGGGAGAGGGTCACCACGCGGGTCGCAGTGCCTTCTTCATTCGTTTAGCAGGCTGTCATGTAGGTTGTCCCTGGTGCGATACTAAGCACTCTTGGCCCATGGCCAACCATACCCAATTGGATGTGGAAGCTTTGGCTGCAGAGGCTCATCAAGCCGGGGATGCTGGAGCAGCCTTTGTAGTAATTACCGGGGGAGAGCCCCTCCACCATAATCTACAACCATTAACCAACGCTTTAAGCTACGCCTGTGCGTTGCCGCTCCACTTGGAGACAAGCGGGGTAGATTTCCTTAGTGGACGTTTCGACTGGGTCACCCTATCCCCCAAGCGGCACCACCCTCCTAAGCGCGAGGTCCTAACACGCTGCGATGAGCTGAAGGTGGTAGTCCTTGATGTCGAGGATTTAGCTTTCGCCATGGCTTTGGCTAACGACACTTCAACGACAGCCCAACTCCTCTTACAACCCGTATGGGATAACAAAATTGCTCAAGCCATAACCGTTCACTATGTCAAACAACATCCACGCTGGCGACTGAGTCTACAAAGTCATAAATGGCTTGGGGTTCGCTGA
- a CDS encoding CTP synthase, translating into MAKFVFITGGVVSSIGKGIVAASLGRLLKSRRYSVSILKLDPYLNVDPGTMSPYQHGEVFVTEDGAETDLDLGHYERFTDTAMSRLNSVTTGSIYQSVINKERRGDYNGSTVQVIPHITGEIRDRIHRVAANSGADVIITEIGGTVGDIESLPFLEAIREIKGDMGHQDLAYIHVTLLPFIGTSGELKTKPTQHSVKELRSIGIQPDILVCRSDREISDDLKRKIGGFCGVPNRAVIPSLDADTIYAVPLTLEREGLCREVLDVLQLADHESDMTAWSQLVYNLRNPGPSVRIALVGKYVQLNDAYLSVVEALRHACVAQDASLDLHWVCAEQIENNCADSLLRGMDAVVVPGGFGNRGVDGKVAAIRWVREQRIPFLGLCLGMQTAVIEWARNQAELTEATSTELDAGTPHPVLHLLPEQQDVADLGGTMRLGVYPCQIVPGTLAERLYGEQVVYERHRHRFEFNNKYRKRFLDSGYVVSGTSPDGRLVELIELKGHPFFTACQYHPEFLSRPGRPHPLFRGLIEAAQKQLTVSPTQAIGNQEGVTI; encoded by the coding sequence ATGGCCAAGTTCGTCTTCATTACCGGTGGTGTCGTTTCGAGCATCGGAAAAGGAATTGTGGCTGCCAGCTTGGGTCGACTCCTCAAGTCGCGTCGATATAGCGTTTCAATCTTGAAACTGGATCCCTACCTTAATGTAGATCCAGGGACAATGAGCCCGTACCAGCATGGAGAAGTTTTCGTCACCGAGGACGGCGCTGAAACAGACCTTGACCTTGGTCACTACGAACGCTTCACCGACACTGCAATGTCGCGCCTTAATAGCGTAACTACTGGCTCCATATACCAATCGGTAATCAACAAAGAACGACGAGGTGACTACAATGGCAGCACGGTGCAAGTGATCCCGCACATTACAGGTGAGATACGCGACAGGATCCACCGTGTGGCTGCTAACAGCGGTGCCGATGTGATCATCACAGAAATCGGTGGCACCGTTGGCGATATCGAGTCACTGCCGTTTCTCGAGGCTATTCGTGAAATCAAAGGCGATATGGGTCATCAAGACCTGGCTTACATCCACGTCACCCTACTGCCGTTTATTGGTACCTCAGGCGAACTCAAGACAAAACCCACGCAGCACTCTGTTAAAGAGCTACGTTCTATTGGTATCCAACCCGACATATTGGTATGCCGAAGCGACCGAGAAATTAGCGACGATCTCAAACGCAAAATCGGAGGCTTTTGCGGCGTCCCCAACCGGGCTGTAATCCCATCGCTTGATGCAGATACCATTTACGCGGTGCCCCTGACTCTTGAACGGGAAGGGCTTTGTCGCGAAGTCTTGGATGTCTTACAACTCGCTGATCATGAAAGCGATATGACTGCTTGGTCGCAGCTCGTATATAATCTGCGAAACCCTGGGCCATCAGTGAGAATCGCCCTGGTTGGCAAGTATGTTCAGCTGAACGATGCCTATCTTTCCGTGGTAGAAGCGCTGCGCCACGCTTGCGTCGCTCAAGACGCGTCACTTGACTTGCATTGGGTCTGTGCCGAACAAATCGAAAATAATTGTGCCGACTCTCTACTGCGCGGCATGGATGCCGTTGTCGTTCCAGGTGGATTTGGCAACCGCGGCGTGGATGGCAAGGTTGCCGCTATTCGTTGGGTTCGCGAGCAACGCATACCCTTTCTGGGCCTTTGCCTCGGCATGCAAACAGCAGTAATTGAATGGGCGCGTAATCAAGCTGAGCTAACGGAGGCGACCAGTACAGAATTGGATGCCGGCACGCCACACCCGGTGCTTCATCTTTTGCCCGAACAACAAGATGTGGCTGATCTCGGCGGCACGATGCGACTCGGCGTTTATCCTTGTCAGATTGTTCCAGGCACATTGGCAGAACGCCTTTATGGTGAACAGGTGGTGTACGAACGTCATCGCCACCGCTTCGAGTTCAATAACAAGTATCGTAAACGCTTTCTTGATTCGGGCTATGTCGTAAGCGGAACATCGCCCGACGGCCGGTTAGTGGAATTGATCGAACTCAAAGGCCACCCATTCTTCACCGCCTGCCAGTACCACCCAGAGTTTTTGTCTCGACCAGGAAGGCCCCATCCTCTTTTCCGAGGCTTGATCGAAGCCGCCCAAAAACAACTGACCGTTTCACCGACTCAAGCCATCGGTAATCAAGAAGGAGTGACCATTTAA
- a CDS encoding RNA polymerase sigma factor, RpoD/SigA family produces the protein MSRLEHRSGGTTDLLRLYLQDISRVDLLTSEEEVTLARLVQLRETLLKQQQALADIDPVIGELHRLEELQHREANHHSHWPTKQEWARAADLSLQELKSRVDSGYTSWAKRASLDVKELKIGLRNGRRAKNHMIQANLRLVVAVAKKYQQRGIEFLDLVQEGTLGLERAVEKFDPTRGFRFSTYAYWWIRQGMTRAIATQSRIIRLPVHITEKLSQIKRIQQQIAVNEGRIASITDFARELGINEDIVRQTLERVPRSVSLDSRVGKDQDIQLGDLIEDDKATPEQTLTHDELHNDLEELLNELTGREAAVIRQRFGLEDDTPQTLAQIGEQLKLSRERVRQIETRALFKLRQPQKCSRIRDYIQGLDS, from the coding sequence TTGTCGCGCTTAGAACACCGCTCCGGTGGTACGACTGATTTGTTGCGGCTGTATCTGCAAGACATTAGCCGGGTAGACCTGCTTACCAGCGAAGAGGAAGTGACCCTGGCACGGCTCGTGCAGCTACGCGAAACATTGCTAAAACAGCAACAGGCACTGGCCGATATTGATCCAGTAATTGGTGAATTGCATCGCTTGGAAGAACTGCAACATCGTGAGGCTAATCACCATAGTCATTGGCCAACCAAGCAAGAGTGGGCTCGTGCTGCAGATTTAAGCCTGCAGGAGCTGAAATCACGAGTTGATTCTGGCTATACGTCTTGGGCTAAACGAGCCTCGTTAGACGTAAAAGAGCTCAAGATTGGTCTCCGAAATGGGCGCCGTGCAAAAAATCACATGATCCAGGCCAATCTTCGTCTGGTAGTGGCAGTGGCAAAGAAATATCAGCAGCGAGGCATAGAATTTCTAGACCTCGTTCAGGAAGGAACCCTTGGACTAGAACGCGCAGTCGAAAAGTTTGACCCCACCCGTGGCTTCCGGTTCAGTACCTATGCATACTGGTGGATCCGCCAAGGAATGACCCGGGCTATTGCCACCCAGAGCCGCATTATCCGGTTACCTGTCCACATTACGGAGAAACTTAGTCAGATCAAACGAATACAGCAGCAGATTGCTGTCAATGAAGGGCGTATTGCTTCGATTACAGATTTTGCAAGGGAGCTAGGCATTAATGAAGACATCGTTCGTCAAACCTTGGAACGAGTTCCACGCTCCGTTTCCCTGGATAGCCGTGTTGGAAAAGACCAAGACATCCAACTCGGTGATTTAATCGAAGACGATAAGGCTACTCCTGAGCAAACACTAACTCACGACGAACTCCACAACGATCTTGAAGAGCTTCTCAATGAGCTCACCGGTCGCGAGGCAGCTGTGATCCGCCAACGTTTCGGCCTAGAAGATGACACGCCACAAACGCTGGCTCAAATCGGAGAGCAGCTGAAGCTATCGCGGGAACGAGTAAGACAAATTGAAACCCGCGCTTTGTTTAAGTTACGCCAACCCCAGAAATGTAGCAGGATCAGAGATTATATACAAGGACTGGATTCCTGA
- a CDS encoding carbonic anhydrase has product MHRRHLLETSAGFIITALVSRQPVAADVAELCQPQDPLMTLMEGNRRFAKAWRRAADNPATNLGQELQSKRCFNTPQALINEQHPWATLLTCADARVSPDWIFDTTPGELFVIRSAGNTAFDEAIASIEYSISALGCPLVMVMGHSNCGAVATAMSNDVLTPSLERLVTPIRNQIAGSGDLTSAIRSNAFETAATLKKCSALISEAEINGKITLLASCFDLASGAVTLI; this is encoded by the coding sequence ATGCACCGTAGACATCTACTAGAAACCTCGGCAGGCTTCATAATAACGGCTCTGGTTAGCAGACAACCTGTAGCTGCTGATGTGGCCGAATTATGCCAACCACAAGATCCACTGATGACACTGATGGAAGGCAATCGGCGCTTCGCCAAAGCATGGCGTAGAGCAGCCGATAACCCCGCCACCAACCTCGGACAAGAGTTGCAAAGCAAACGCTGTTTTAATACTCCGCAGGCCCTGATCAACGAACAACATCCATGGGCTACATTGCTAACTTGTGCTGACGCACGAGTCTCGCCTGACTGGATTTTTGACACTACTCCCGGTGAACTTTTTGTGATTCGCAGTGCGGGTAATACTGCTTTTGACGAAGCTATAGCTTCGATTGAATATAGCATTAGTGCCTTAGGGTGCCCTTTAGTTATGGTGATGGGTCACAGTAATTGCGGCGCAGTAGCAACTGCGATGAGTAATGATGTACTAACCCCTTCTCTAGAGCGACTAGTAACCCCAATCCGCAATCAGATTGCAGGCAGTGGCGACTTAACATCAGCGATTCGCAGTAATGCGTTTGAAACGGCCGCAACTCTTAAAAAGTGCAGCGCTTTGATTAGTGAAGCAGAAATTAATGGCAAAATAACTTTGCTAGCGAGTTGCTTCGACCTCGCTAGTGGCGCAGTGACGTTGATTTAA
- a CDS encoding anthranilate synthase component I family protein, with translation MNSFQRLVIPWRAPSIVAQQLIHLYGEQGLVWLDGDGSDLGRWVTLGVAPVETVRCQGRPGEQGASNPFKALRKLGYGHWTGWLSYEAAAWSEPSNPWSDDPMPSLWIARHDPILRFDLKERIFSIEGTSLSMVMSMMHALADTPTVPETKPVPIPLHAWTHHTDQAGFSNGVRRICDLIAAGDLFQANLSVCYSTTWPSDTNALELFLRIRKRCPAPFAGLVITEKYDALISSSPERFVSVDCFGRVQTRPIKGTRPRHSDPLRDADLAAELVCSDKDRAENVMIVDLLRNDLGRVCCLGSIQVPQLVGLESYASVHHLTSVVEGQLQEGLSWVDLLKACWPGGSVSGAPKLRACQRLYELEPTSRGPYCGSLVRIDWDGRFDSNILIRSLIRTGQTLRAHAGCGIVADSDPDGEAEELSWKLQPLLETLACQ, from the coding sequence ATGAATAGTTTCCAACGCCTTGTGATTCCTTGGCGCGCACCATCCATAGTGGCCCAACAACTCATACACCTTTATGGGGAACAGGGCCTGGTCTGGCTTGATGGAGATGGGAGCGATCTAGGGCGTTGGGTCACTCTAGGGGTTGCACCTGTCGAAACTGTACGCTGTCAAGGACGACCAGGGGAGCAGGGGGCAAGCAACCCGTTCAAGGCTTTACGAAAACTCGGCTATGGCCATTGGACTGGATGGCTCAGTTATGAAGCCGCCGCTTGGTCCGAACCGAGCAACCCCTGGTCGGATGATCCCATGCCAAGCCTTTGGATCGCGCGTCATGATCCGATTCTTCGTTTCGATCTTAAAGAGCGGATTTTTTCGATTGAAGGAACCAGTCTGAGTATGGTGATGTCGATGATGCACGCCCTAGCTGATACGCCCACGGTTCCAGAAACCAAACCTGTACCTATTCCCCTCCATGCTTGGACTCACCACACCGATCAAGCCGGATTTTCTAATGGCGTTCGGCGTATCTGTGATCTGATTGCTGCTGGTGATCTCTTCCAAGCCAATCTCAGTGTTTGCTACAGCACCACTTGGCCATCCGATACTAATGCACTGGAACTATTCCTGCGTATTCGAAAGCGTTGCCCCGCGCCGTTTGCTGGCCTAGTTATCACGGAAAAGTATGATGCTTTGATCTCCTCATCACCGGAACGATTTGTCTCTGTGGACTGCTTTGGCAGGGTTCAAACCCGACCGATCAAAGGCACTCGACCTCGTCATAGCGATCCCCTGCGCGATGCAGATCTAGCAGCTGAGCTAGTTTGCAGCGACAAAGATCGGGCTGAGAATGTGATGATCGTTGACCTTCTCCGCAATGATCTAGGCCGCGTTTGCTGTTTGGGATCAATTCAAGTACCTCAACTTGTAGGCTTGGAAAGCTATGCCTCGGTCCATCACCTCACATCCGTAGTGGAAGGGCAGTTACAGGAAGGACTGAGCTGGGTAGATCTCCTTAAGGCCTGCTGGCCTGGTGGGTCGGTAAGTGGTGCCCCGAAACTACGCGCTTGCCAGCGTTTGTATGAGTTGGAGCCCACTAGTCGAGGTCCTTACTGCGGTTCGCTAGTCCGCATCGACTGGGATGGTCGCTTTGATAGCAATATCCTGATCCGGTCACTAATCCGTACAGGTCAAACCCTGCGAGCCCATGCCGGATGTGGCATCGTTGCTGACTCAGATCCTGACGGCGAAGCAGAAGAACTGAGCTGGAAACTTCAGCCTCTGCTAGAGACCTTGGCATGCCAATAA
- a CDS encoding NAD(P)-dependent oxidoreductase produces MTSVAILGTGSLGKAIAQRYLNEGVTVQTWNRTRERLRLLLELGAIELSNLFEVTAKCQVVITVLRDGPVTAKVVRELGSLQNTTLIPMGTMGVSESKNLAKQVIKQGGSYLEAPVLGSKPQALSGNLLVMAGGDVTIFEQHYQLLNYLCKRPKLVGPVGCGAATKLALNQLIASLTHSFSLSLRLIQQAGVSVETFMEILRPSALYAPTFDKKLERMLHRHYADPNFSTSLLRKDMTLFLQETAVNGLEDLGLKGLVQLLNQAKGTELDAQDYCALHELTKVSE; encoded by the coding sequence ATGACATCTGTAGCTATACTAGGTACTGGTTCCCTAGGCAAAGCTATCGCCCAGCGGTATTTGAACGAAGGCGTAACCGTACAAACTTGGAATAGAACTCGAGAACGTCTCCGGCTGTTGCTCGAACTGGGGGCAATTGAGCTAAGCAATCTTTTCGAGGTCACTGCAAAATGTCAAGTAGTAATCACCGTGCTGCGGGATGGTCCGGTCACTGCGAAGGTTGTGCGTGAGCTTGGCTCTCTTCAAAACACCACACTCATCCCGATGGGAACCATGGGTGTCAGCGAAAGCAAAAATTTGGCGAAACAGGTAATCAAACAGGGTGGCAGCTATCTTGAAGCGCCGGTGCTTGGAAGCAAACCTCAGGCTCTCAGCGGAAACCTGCTGGTAATGGCCGGTGGCGATGTCACTATCTTCGAGCAGCACTATCAACTGCTTAACTATCTCTGCAAACGACCAAAGCTAGTAGGACCAGTAGGTTGCGGCGCCGCAACCAAGCTTGCCCTGAACCAGTTAATTGCCAGTCTTACCCACAGCTTTTCATTGTCGCTACGCTTGATTCAGCAGGCGGGCGTATCCGTAGAGACTTTCATGGAAATTCTGCGACCCTCAGCCCTCTACGCACCTACATTCGACAAAAAACTTGAGAGGATGCTGCACAGACACTACGCTGACCCCAACTTTAGTACCTCTTTGCTCCGCAAAGATATGACGTTATTCCTTCAAGAAACTGCTGTTAATGGACTGGAAGATCTTGGATTAAAAGGACTGGTGCAACTCTTAAATCAAGCGAAGGGAACAGAACTAGATGCACAAGACTACTGCGCTCTGCATGAGCTGACCAAAGTTTCAGAGTAA